A region of the Corynebacterium endometrii genome:
CCTACGGTCAACACGGCGGCGGTGGCGGCAGCGGCAAGTTTTACTGAAGAGCGCATGGGTCCCTTTTCTCAAAGCGTCGTTGAACTGCAACTCGAACAGGAAACCATTACTTTGTGAACTAACAGTTAACTCCAATAGAACTCTTCTATGATTGGAGTTTAAATAGGCGTATTCGCGAAGCGAGGCCCCAGCGGCCGCGTTATGTTGCCAGTCATGGTTAACATCGCTGACATCTCACTCGACCGCCGCACCGCTTTGAGCTGGGGCGCGGCCGGCGCCGCAGCCGCAGGATTGTCCGCCACCGGTGTCGCCCACGCCCAACTCAGCAGCGGCCGCACGGCGCAGCAGCCTAGCAAGTACCAGCCCATCGACGCCGAGCTGCCCTTCCTGCACGGCGTTGCTTCGGGCGACCCGCTCCCCAGTTCCGTGGTGCTGTGGACGCGGGTGACCCCGGACCGCGACGCGCTGCCGGGATCCGGGTTGGGCGTTGACGTCCGGGTGCGGTGGGAGATTGCGCGTGATCCAGATTTCGCCGACGTGGTGGCCTCCGGCGAGGCGGTGGCCAGCGCAGCCCACGACCACACCGTGCACGTAGATCCGCACGGCTTGGAGGCGGCGACGGTCTACTACTACCGCTTTACCGTAGCTGACGGGTCCCATGCGGGGGCCACGTCCCCTGTGGGGCGCACCAAAACCGCCCCGGCCGCCGACGCGGAGGTTGAACAGGTAAACTTCGCGATCGCCTCCTGCGCCAATTGGGAGTCCGGCTATTTTGCGGCGTACAAGGACATGGCGGCCCAAGGGCAGGCGGATGCGTTCGATTGTGTAGTCTTCCTTGGCGATTACATCTACGAGTACGGCACCGGCGAATACGTTGGCAAAAGTGGTGTGGTTCGCCCGCACCATCCCAGCTGGGAGATTGTCACCGTAGAGGATTACCGCATGCGCTACGGCCGCTACCGCACGGATGCACACCTGCAGGCGGCCCATGCGGCGGCCCCGTGGGTGGTTATCTGGGATGACCACGAGACCGCCAATAACTCCTGGCGGCACGGCGCGGAAAACCATACGGACGGATACGCAGAGGGGACGTGGCCGGTGCGGTTCAACGCGGCCATGCAGGCGTACTACGAGTGGATGCCGTTGCGCCAGACCCGCCCGTCCAAGGAGGGGCACCTCTACCGCAACATGCGCTTTGGCACGTTGGTGGAGCTGACCATGATGGACCTGCGATCCTATCGCGACGCTGAGACCACCCTGGCCCGCTACTCGGCACCAGACCGCACCATGATGGGCTCGGAGCAGTACCAATGGCTAGAGCGCACGGTAACCAATTCCCAGGCGCGCTGGATGGTAATGGGCAATTCCGTCATGATGGCGCCGATGCGCCTTTTGACCATCCCGGGCAACCCTGACGCTGACGCCGCCCTCCAGCACGTCAAGGCCACCACCTCCGGCTTTCCCCTCAATTCGGATCAGTGGGACGGCTACACCGCGGACCGTGACCGCTTGCTTACACTTTTGGCCCAGCGTGGTGGGCGGAACCTGTTCCTCACCGGCGATATCCACAGCGAGTGGGCAAACAGCATCTTCCACCAGGGCAAGGAGGTGGCGTGTGAAATGGTGACCACGTCCATTTCCGCCCCCAACATTGACGATTTGCTCACCCAGTACACCGGCATCCCGCACAATGAAGATAATCCCACCACCATTCTCGTGGAGAACACCCTGCGCGGGGCCAATCCATGGGTCCGCCACGTGGATTTCGACGCGCACGGCTACGGCATCGCTCGCATCAGCTCAGACAGGGTGGACATGGAGTTTCGCCGCGTGAGCTCCTTGGCGGACAACAATGCCTCGGTGGCCCCCGCGGTGAGCGTGTCCTGGGCGCCGGGCAGCGGATTCGGTAGTTAGCGCCTTTATGGCAATGGTAAATCCCGCAAGCCGGTGGGTCCGGCGGGATTCATGCCACAACCACCGTGGTTTATGGAGGGCCGGGTGGTCGCGCGGGCAAGGCACATGTCAAGCAATCATGATCTATCTCAGGCGTAAACCTCGGGCATGGAAGGGGCGCGCAAACTCATCCACGACAAGCCGGAGTTGGTCCGTCAACACCCTGGCACCGCCCCATACCGTCGCGGTAATTTTGGACGCTACCGCCGGGCCTGGCCCCGCAATATTGGCCCCAAGGCAGCCCCTTCGGTAATCGAAGGAAAATGCCGGCTATTTACAAGCTCAATTGGCCTCCACGCCGTGCCCATTGTTACGGGCGTGCGAGATAAGGCCGCCCTGACCGCCCCCTTTATCGGAGGCAATCGCCTGGAATTGGATTCCAGCATTCCTCAAGGCTTAGCCCCGCGGGTCTCCCGGCCGTATCCACCGCCGAGGCGGAGGCCGCGAGCAGGAGCTGGGCGCGCTTGACCCCTGCCGTCACTTGGGAAGGCCAACCCATTACCGCGAACACAATTACCAAGTCTTTCACTGCGTCGCCGGTGGTTGACCGCCCCCTCCAAACGGGGCTACGGGGCGGTAGCAAACTGGGGCTTTTGCGTCCTTTGGGTATCGGCTTGGTAACAGTCACACGAGTCTCTTCACCCGCAAAATCAGCCGTGAGAGTATGGGTGGCGTTGGTCAAAAGGTACGTGTTAGAAAGGCTCTTTTATGCTCCGCTTTTCGCACCTCAAGAAGGTCCTTGTGGGCTCGGCCTTCGCGGGTGCGTTTCTCTTTGCAGCGCCAGCTGCATCCGCCCAGGATTTACCGGACTTTTCACTCGATTCCGCGCAGATTGTCGATCAGGTGCGTGGCGAACTGAGCAGGTTTGGCATTGAGACCGCTCCGGTTGATGAGCAGGTTACGGATGCGGTGGATGCCGCAGCTGACCAGCTCAACCAGCACGTCTCACGCGCCGCTAAGGCAGCAGCTCAGGCTGTGCCGGAAGCAGCGCCACTGATTGAACAGGCAACGCAGGCTACCCAGCACTATGCCGATATGCCCGCCACGAACCCCAACCCCTTGGGGATCGAGGACGAGCTTGAGCAAGCTACCCAGCCTGAGTTCAAGCCCCAAGTTAGTGACCCAAACTACGTGTGGAAAAATGACCTGTTTTCCAAGGTGATGGCCGCAAAGCCCACCGCGGATTACGTCCTCCACCGGGTTCCGGGCTCCTATTTCGATGCGCCGCGCATGCCAAAGGAGTCCAACCAGGCACTAGCCCAGGGCAAGTCCCTATACGGGCCGGGAACGCCAATCTACGTGGGTGGGGACACCATGTGCACGCTGACCGTGGCTGGCTATGACGCCCAGGGGCACAAGGTGGGAATCACGGCCGGGCACTGCGGTGACGTTGGGGAATCCGTTGCCTCCGCCGATTCGTGGCAGGTCGGCGATACCGGCACCGTGGTGCACAAGGATGAGGCCCTGGATTATTCCGTGATTGAACTGGGCTCTGATGCAGAGGTGTCCCGCACCTATAACGGCGTCACGGCCTACCGGTTCGGCGGTGACGTCAATCCCGGTGACATCATGTGCAAGCGTGGCGTGGCTTCAGGTACCACCTGCGGCATGACCTTTTTGGTGACTGACCAGCTCCAGTTCAACCAGGTCTGCGCCATGGTCGGGGACTCCGGCGCGCCGGTATTTAACCGCGGCCGGGTGGTAGGCGTTATCTCCGCCGGCCTGACCGCGGGCGGCAACACCCTTCCATGCGTCACCCCGCTGCAGGGCGGGATTCACGTACCAACGGTTACCAGCGACGCCGATGCGATCAAGGCGTCCATGGACCGCCGTGGGGGAGTGGGGGCAGGCTTCTATCTCCCCAAGGATTAACTGGGGGACACCCCTACAGGGGCCGACCTGAAGGGGCCTGGCCGCTGCTCGTTGAGACAGCGGTCAGGCCCCCCTTTTTTGCTACCCCTCTGAAACGGGGGTAGGGGTAACTTAGGCCCCTAGTTAGCCTCGGTGATGGGGTAGCCGGTTACGGGCCCTGCGGTGTTTGGCTCCCACCCCAGTTCGGGTGCCACGTGGGTGGCGAAGTTATCCAGGATGCGTACGTTGACGTCCACTCCCATGCCGGTGGGCACCGTAAGCATCAGGGTGTCCGCGGCCATTACGGCGGGGTCAGCCTTGAGCTGCTCGATGAGTTTATCCGGCTCGGCCGCGTAGGTCCGCCCAAAGGTGGTGGCGCCCACATCGGGCAGCATGCCCACTTGATCGGAGCTCGATGCCTGCATGCCAAAGCGCTGCATATCGGCACCGTCCACGATGGGGAAAATGGAACGGGACACGGACACGCGCGGCGCCCAGCCATGCCCGGTATCCCGCCAGGCTGCGCGGTAGCGGGAAATTTGTTCGGCTTGAATCTCACCCAGAGTGGATGAGGAGGTCTCCGAAACGAGGGTTGAAGACATTAGGTTGACCCCATCGCGCGCGGCCTGCTCGGCGGTGGCGTGGGTACCAGAACCGTAGAATACGCAGCGGCGCAACTCCGGCGCGTGGGGAAATACCGGCAGCGGCGAACCGGGCTGGAACATCTGTGGGTATTGCCGCTCCAGCGGGGCAGCGGTGGCAAAACCGTGGCCGTCTATCGCGGCCATGAACTTCTCAAAGTGCTCGCGCGCTAGATCAGCCCCATTGCCCTTCTCCGCCGTGTAACCAAAGGCCTCCCAGCCGCGTTCCGCCACCTCGGGTGCCCCGCGGGAAAGGCCCAGGGCCACGCGGCCGCCGGAGAGCTGGTACAAGGAGGCCGCTTCCTCGGCCAAGTAAAGCGGATTCTCATAGCGCAGGTCAATGACCCCGGTGCCCACCTCGATTCGCTTGGTGGCCCCGGCTACAGCGCCCAGCAGCGGCATGGGTGCGGACGCCTGCGGGACGAAATGGTGGACGCGGAAGGAGGCATTATTTACCCCTATATCGTCCGCGGCCTTGGCCAGCTCCAGGTGAATCTGGGCCATTGTGGTAGCGCTCGGTCCACGCGTGCCGCCAAAGGCGTAGTGGCCGAATGAGAGGAATCCAAAAGCTTTCATTGGGGTCTATCACCTGCTCCTTTTGCAGCGCGTAACCGCGCGATCTCCGCAGCGGCGGGGGCGTAAGAACTATGAGTGGCCAGTTTAGTTGGATTCGGCCGGCGCGTCCGGAGCCAAGGCTTCTATCACCGCGCGGTGCAGGTGGCCATTGGAGGCCACCGCGTTGCCGCCCGCTGGGCCGGGTTCGCCGGTGAGGGAGGTAAAGACGCCGCCGGCCTCGGTGACCAGTAACGCGGGCGCCGCCAGATCCCACAGGGAGACCTCTGGCTCCGCGGCAATGTCCACGGCGCCTTCCGCAACGAGGCAGTAATTCCAAAAATCACCGTATCCGCGCAGGCGCCAGGTGGATTCGGTTAGCCCAATGAACTTGTCCTGCAGCCCCAGTTCCTTCCAGCCGGCGAGGGAGCTCATGGCCAAGGACGCGTCCTCGAGCTTCGTGACGCCGGAGACATGGAGTTCCCTGGCCTCGCCGTTGACTACACGGAAAGCGCCGCAATCCCTGGACGCATACCAACGGCGGCGCATCGCCGGTGCGGAGATGACAGACACAACCGGCTCACCGTCCTCAAGCAGGGCGATGAGGGTTGCCCATACCGGGACGTTGCGCACGTAGTTCTTAGTCCCGTCGATCGGGTCGATGACCCACTGGCGGCCCTCAATGGTGGACTCGCCGCCAAATTCCTCGCCCAGAACCTCGTCATCGGGGCGGGCCTCCGAGAGCTTGTCGCGGATGGCCTTCTCACACGCCAGGTCGGCATCCGAGACGGGGGTCATGTCCGGCTTGGACTTAACGTGCAGGCTGTCCGACTCGAAGCGATGCATGGTGATGGCATCTGCCACGCCGGCCAACTCAAGGGCCAAGGCCAAGTCCTCTGAATACTTACCCACGGAACAACTCCTCAATTTCGGCAACAACCTGCTTATTTCCTGCAACGCACCACTCTACGCCGCCGGCTTCCACCTTGATGGCCTTTCCGCCGGCGGCTTCCACCAGAGCCTTGCCCGGAAGCCAATCCCAATCGGCCACGGAGTGTTGAACCCAGGCGCCCCACGTGCCGTCCGCAACGCTAGCCAGGTCGATGGAACCGGCGCCCAGCATGCGCAGGGTGGCAAAGTTTTCCGCCACGTGCTGCCAAGCCTCGCGGATCTCCGGGATGGCCATGGACGTTGGGTGCAGGTACGTGGCCAGGCTGCTGCGGGAGGCCGGGCTGTCCGCAAGCGGGGTTACTTCCTTACCGTCGCGCGAGGTTGGGAAATCGCGGCCGCCGAACCAGGTATAACCCATCGCCGGGCGATGCACCGCCCCCATGATGACGCCCTCGGCATCGGACAGGGATAGGGCGGAACAGAAGTAGTCAGAACCCGAGGCAAAGTTGTACGTGCCGTCAACCGGGTCGATGTGCCAGATACGCCCTGATTCGGAATGCCGGGCCGCGCCTTCCTCGCCCACGATTCCATCTTCCGGGCGGACGGCCTCAAGTACTCCTGAAACGAATTGCTCGGCGGCGCGATCCGCATCGGTCACCACGTCAGACACGGAAGTCTTGGCCTCGGTGGTGATGCCCTGCTCCCGCAGGCGCCAGGCCAGCCGGCCGGCGTTGTAGACCAATGCCTGCGCCAAGTGGGCGTCAGTATCATCGGCATGGGCCACGATGAAGGTCTTGGTGACCGCGTCAATCATCTCAGTCAAGGACGGTTCTGAATTCATGCGTTCCATTGTGGTGCTTTTCAAGGGCGATCGCTAATTGAACGGGGATACTGGGTAGACTGGGGCGTTATGCGACCTGAAACATCCGCCGCCATCAACGAACTCTCCGCAACCCTGACCACTATTGAGAAGGTCATGGACCCGGACGCGCTCGCGGAGCGAGTCCGGGAGCTGGAGGCCCAAGCGGCGGATCCATCACTATGGGATGACCCGGATCACGCGCAGCAGGTCACCACGGAGCTATCCGCCACTCAGGCCAAGCTGCGTAAACTCTCCGGCCTGCGCGGGCGCATCGACGACCTTCCGGTGATGTATGAACTCGCGGAGGAAGAGGGGGATACCGCCCTCGCGGACTCCGAGCTGGAGGAACTTCGCGGTGAAATCGAAGCGCTGGAGGTTACCACCATGCTCTCCGGCGAGTATGACCAGCGCGAGGCCGTCATCAATATCCGCTCCGGCGCGGGCGGGGTGGATGCGGCGGACTGGGCCGAAATGCTCATGCGCATGTATGTGCGTTGGGCGGAGAAGAAGGGGCACAAGGTCGATGTCTATGACATTTCCTACGCAGAAGAGGCCGGCATAAAGTCCGCGACCTTCGTGGTCCATGGTGAATATATGTACGGCACCCTATCGGTGGAACAAGGCGCACACCGCCTCGTGCGCATTTCGCCGTTCGATAACCAGGCCCGCCGCCAGACCTCCTTTGCCGAGGTGGAGGTCCTGCCCGTGGTTGAGCAGACGGATTCCATCGAGGTCCCCGACTCTGAGGTGCGCGTGGACGTGTACCGCTCCTCTGGGCCAGGCGGCCAGTCCGTCAACACCACTGATTCGGCCGTTCGCCTGACACACCTGCCGACGGGGATCGTGGTCACGTGCCAGAATGAGAAGTCTCAGATCCAGAATAAGGCCTCCGCCATGCGCGTGCTTCAGGCCAAGCTGCTTGAGCGCAAACGCCAGGAGGAGCGGGCGGAAATGGACGCGCTGGGTGCCGGGGGCAACGCCTCGTGGGGCAATCAGATGCGCTCATACGTGCTGCACCCCTACCAAATGGTTAAGGACCTGCGTAACAACTTCGAGGTGGGAGACCCGCAGAAGGTGCTCGACGGTGACATCGATGGATTGCTCGAGGCGGGCATCCGGTGGCGCATGTCCCAGGAGTCCCCTCAGGCATAACCCCGGCTCGCATGCGGGGTAGCGGCGAACAATCCCGGGCGCTAAATAGTGGCGCTAAATAGGGGGTGGTGTTTAAACCTCGCCCTATACCCGGGGGAAGACAAAAGCGGCGCCCCCTCTTCCGCGTTGGAAGGGAGGGCGCCGTAAGGAAAACGGGGGTGGCTTGGCGGAGCCTTAGCCAGCGGCTGGGTATTCCATGGACACGCCGGGGCCCAGAGGGAGGCCCAGGAGGTACCACGCCACGAAGAAGAGGAACCAGCCGGCGATCATTGTCAGGGAGTACGGGAGAGCCAGGGACATCAGGGTTCCCACGCCGGCCTTCTTGTAGTAGCGCTGCAGGAAGGTCAGCGCCAGCGCGAAGTAGGGGCTCATCGGGGTGATGATGTTAGTGGGGGAGTCGCCGATACGGAAAAGCATCTGGGTGACCTCGGGGGAGGTGCCCACGTACATCATCATAGGGACCACGATTGGGGCCATCAGCGCCCATTGCGCGGAACCGGAGGTGATGAACAGGTTGAGCAGCGCCACCATGATGACGAAGGCCGCGAACATGACCAACGGCGGCAGGTTCCAGGTCTGGAGTAGTTCGGAGCCCTTGATTGAGGTCCAGAT
Encoded here:
- the hisN gene encoding histidinol-phosphatase, which codes for MGKYSEDLALALELAGVADAITMHRFESDSLHVKSKPDMTPVSDADLACEKAIRDKLSEARPDDEVLGEEFGGESTIEGRQWVIDPIDGTKNYVRNVPVWATLIALLEDGEPVVSVISAPAMRRRWYASRDCGAFRVVNGEARELHVSGVTKLEDASLAMSSLAGWKELGLQDKFIGLTESTWRLRGYGDFWNYCLVAEGAVDIAAEPEVSLWDLAAPALLVTEAGGVFTSLTGEPGPAGGNAVASNGHLHRAVIEALAPDAPAESN
- a CDS encoding LLM class flavin-dependent oxidoreductase, which codes for MKAFGFLSFGHYAFGGTRGPSATTMAQIHLELAKAADDIGVNNASFRVHHFVPQASAPMPLLGAVAGATKRIEVGTGVIDLRYENPLYLAEEAASLYQLSGGRVALGLSRGAPEVAERGWEAFGYTAEKGNGADLAREHFEKFMAAIDGHGFATAAPLERQYPQMFQPGSPLPVFPHAPELRRCVFYGSGTHATAEQAARDGVNLMSSTLVSETSSSTLGEIQAEQISRYRAAWRDTGHGWAPRVSVSRSIFPIVDGADMQRFGMQASSSDQVGMLPDVGATTFGRTYAAEPDKLIEQLKADPAVMAADTLMLTVPTGMGVDVNVRILDNFATHVAPELGWEPNTAGPVTGYPITEAN
- a CDS encoding S1 family peptidase produces the protein MLRFSHLKKVLVGSAFAGAFLFAAPAASAQDLPDFSLDSAQIVDQVRGELSRFGIETAPVDEQVTDAVDAAADQLNQHVSRAAKAAAQAVPEAAPLIEQATQATQHYADMPATNPNPLGIEDELEQATQPEFKPQVSDPNYVWKNDLFSKVMAAKPTADYVLHRVPGSYFDAPRMPKESNQALAQGKSLYGPGTPIYVGGDTMCTLTVAGYDAQGHKVGITAGHCGDVGESVASADSWQVGDTGTVVHKDEALDYSVIELGSDAEVSRTYNGVTAYRFGGDVNPGDIMCKRGVASGTTCGMTFLVTDQLQFNQVCAMVGDSGAPVFNRGRVVGVISAGLTAGGNTLPCVTPLQGGIHVPTVTSDADAIKASMDRRGGVGAGFYLPKD
- a CDS encoding inositol monophosphatase family protein yields the protein MERMNSEPSLTEMIDAVTKTFIVAHADDTDAHLAQALVYNAGRLAWRLREQGITTEAKTSVSDVVTDADRAAEQFVSGVLEAVRPEDGIVGEEGAARHSESGRIWHIDPVDGTYNFASGSDYFCSALSLSDAEGVIMGAVHRPAMGYTWFGGRDFPTSRDGKEVTPLADSPASRSSLATYLHPTSMAIPEIREAWQHVAENFATLRMLGAGSIDLASVADGTWGAWVQHSVADWDWLPGKALVEAAGGKAIKVEAGGVEWCVAGNKQVVAEIEELFRG
- the prfB gene encoding peptide chain release factor 2 — translated: MRPETSAAINELSATLTTIEKVMDPDALAERVRELEAQAADPSLWDDPDHAQQVTTELSATQAKLRKLSGLRGRIDDLPVMYELAEEEGDTALADSELEELRGEIEALEVTTMLSGEYDQREAVINIRSGAGGVDAADWAEMLMRMYVRWAEKKGHKVDVYDISYAEEAGIKSATFVVHGEYMYGTLSVEQGAHRLVRISPFDNQARRQTSFAEVEVLPVVEQTDSIEVPDSEVRVDVYRSSGPGGQSVNTTDSAVRLTHLPTGIVVTCQNEKSQIQNKASAMRVLQAKLLERKRQEERAEMDALGAGGNASWGNQMRSYVLHPYQMVKDLRNNFEVGDPQKVLDGDIDGLLEAGIRWRMSQESPQA
- a CDS encoding alkaline phosphatase D family protein is translated as MVNIADISLDRRTALSWGAAGAAAAGLSATGVAHAQLSSGRTAQQPSKYQPIDAELPFLHGVASGDPLPSSVVLWTRVTPDRDALPGSGLGVDVRVRWEIARDPDFADVVASGEAVASAAHDHTVHVDPHGLEAATVYYYRFTVADGSHAGATSPVGRTKTAPAADAEVEQVNFAIASCANWESGYFAAYKDMAAQGQADAFDCVVFLGDYIYEYGTGEYVGKSGVVRPHHPSWEIVTVEDYRMRYGRYRTDAHLQAAHAAAPWVVIWDDHETANNSWRHGAENHTDGYAEGTWPVRFNAAMQAYYEWMPLRQTRPSKEGHLYRNMRFGTLVELTMMDLRSYRDAETTLARYSAPDRTMMGSEQYQWLERTVTNSQARWMVMGNSVMMAPMRLLTIPGNPDADAALQHVKATTSGFPLNSDQWDGYTADRDRLLTLLAQRGGRNLFLTGDIHSEWANSIFHQGKEVACEMVTTSISAPNIDDLLTQYTGIPHNEDNPTTILVENTLRGANPWVRHVDFDAHGYGIARISSDRVDMEFRRVSSLADNNASVAPAVSVSWAPGSGFGS